The Nicotiana tomentosiformis chromosome 9, ASM39032v3, whole genome shotgun sequence genome contains the following window.
AAGATTGGTAGCAAGCCAGTACATGCTCCTTATGAGGACTTTGCCTTTAGTGTCAACTCTAGTGGGTTGTTTGATGTAGGGTTCAAGGGGAGTCCTTTCGCTTGGTGGAATGGTAGACCTAATGTTGAGTACATTTTCAAAATATTGGATAGGATTTTTGTGAACATACCATTTCAAAATCTGTTCCCTGCAATTGAAGTGGAACATTTGTTAAGAACAGGTTCTGATCATGCACCTTTGTTCTTAAGTTGTGGACAACAGGCCATAAATTATGTCAAACCATTCAGGTTTTTGAACTTCTGGACAAAGCATGAATCTTTCAAATAGGTGGTGAGGCAAAACTGGCATGCTGGCCTTATAGGTGATCATTTTCTCATGTTTAAACAAAAGTTGAAGAAGGTGAAAAGTGCACTATCCAAATGGAGCAAAGCCACATATGGAGACATCTTCAAGCAATTAGTAATACTGGAAGATATTGTAAAGGTGAAGGAGATGCCTTTTGAGGAGGAACCAACCATTGACAATAGAATTGTTCTCCAAAAGGCTCAAGCAGAATTGAAAAAGTATCTCAACATTGAGGAACAATATTGGAAGCAAAAGGCAAGAATGACATGGTTTGCTGAGGTAGGCAGAAACACTAGTTTCTTTCACAACCATGTCAATGGCAAGAGTAAGAAGCTTCAATTAAAGAGGATCAAGAATGAAGATGGGGACTGGGTTGAAGATCAGGATCAAATGGCAAATGTGGTAGTGGATTTCTATCAGAGACAGCTCTCTAAAGAGGCTGGTCCTACTGGTTTCACTTTGTTAAACAATGTACCTTCTATGGTTACTATGGAGCAGAATCTAGAGATTTGTAGGTATCCAATACTTGAGGAGGTCAAGGGAGTTGTTTTTTAACTTAGTGGTAATAGTGCTAGTGGTCCTGATGGATTCACTGGGGCTTTCTATCAAGAGTGTTTGGAGATCATTTTCTCTGACATACACAGCATGGTGTTACATTTTTATGGTGGTGCATGTTTGCCTAAGTCTATCACACACACAAATTAGGTTTTACTGCCAAAGAAGCCAAGGGTGCAGAAATTTTCAGACTTGAGACCTATAAGCTTGAGTAACTTCATCAACAAAGTGATTTCTAGAGTGCTTCATGATAGGCTTGAGAAGTTATTGCCTTCACTGATTTCACCTAATCGGTTTGGATTAGTGAAAGGAAGGAGCATCTTTGAGAACATACTTCTCATACAAGAATTTGTCACTGACATAAGGCTAAGGGGTAAGTCTCCTAATGTGGTGATTATTAGACATGGCCAAGGCATATGATAGGGCTTTATGGAAATATTTGTTGCATGTGCTAAGGAAAATGGTATTTGTTGAGCATTTTATTACCATGGTGTGGAACTTTCTGTCAAATAATTTGTATTCGGTCTTGGCGAATGGGAAATCTTCACGCTTTTTCAAATTGACAAGGGGTGTTAAGCAAGGAGATTCACTCTCTCCTGCCTTTTTCATACTATCTGCAGAGATGTTATCAAGGTCCATCAACAAATTGTTTGAGGATAAGTCTTTTTTTGGATTTAGGATGCCTAAGTGGACTGATCCTTTAAATCATCTAGCATATTTAGATGATACCATAATCTTTGCCTCGTCTCATTCGGATTCTTTGAAGAAGGTGATGGCAGTCTTGGGCAGTTATGAGAAGATATCAAGCCAACTTATCAACAAGTCCAAAAGTTCCTACTGTACGCATGCTAATGTAGCTAATGCTTTGTTTCGAATAGTAGGTGATGTCACATGATTCTCTAAAGGTGAATTCCCATTTACTTACTTGGGATGTCCTATATTCCACACTAGAAGAAGGAAGGATTATTATGAAGATCATATCAAGAAAGTAAAGGCAAAACTGCACTCATGAAAAGGCAAATTGCTATCATATGGAGGCAAGGCTACACTCATTACTAGTGTACTACAAAGCATGCCAGTACACTTATTGTCAGTTCTTGATCCACAAACAATATACTAGAACATCTACATAAGCTCTTTGCAaggttcttttggagcacaaaggaagaaggTAGGAGTAGGCATTGGTCTTCATGGCAAAACTTGTGTCTTCCTAAAGAAGAAGGTTGATTAGGGTTCAAGTCCTTGGTGGATGTATCTAAGGCATTGTTTTCTAAGCTATGGTGGAGATTTAGGACCCCAAAATCATTGTGGTCAATTTTTTTATGGAATAAGTACTGTAAGAAAGAGATACCAATAGTGGTGCAGTTTAGAGGAAGGTCGCGTGTTTGGAGATAAATGTTGAATGCAAGGCAGGATGTGGAGCATGAAATATGGTAGGAGATGCAAAGAGGTTCTACCAATGTGTGGCGTGATAATTGGACCAAACATGGGTCCTTGTATCATGTAGTACCTCCAAATTTTCCTATTAATGAAGACATCCAAGAGGTGGCTGATTTAAGACAAGGTGAATGGTGGAATGAGAAACTATTAGAGAAAACACTTCTTGGGGATATAGCTGATCATATTAGGCACAACATACATGTTGATGGCAGCGATGATTACAGGTATAAGCCATGGTGGATGCCAACTGCCTCAGGTAAGTTTTCTGTGAGTagtgcttggcaaatattaagACATAGGGTAAACCCTAATCTAGAACTCAAAAACATGTGTATTAGAGGTTTGCcattgaagatatttttctttatatgAAAGTTATATAGATTTAAATTGCCTACTGATGATTGGTGGAAAAGGATTGGCTACTTGCATGTATCAAGATGTTGTGTTGTCAATAACCACAAGAGGAGTCTTTTGATCACTTATTCTTGAATAGTTCTACTGCTCTAGGGTTTGGAAGGTGTTCTTTGGTGCAACAAGGATTAATGTACAGCTGATAGAGGTTCATCAAGTCATTAGAGCTTGGTGGAATGCTCAATGTTGTCGAAAACTGAATCCCTTATATCAGGCAGTTCCAACCATTATCACTTGGGAATTGTGGAAGAGGAGGAATGGATTTAGAAATGGTGGAGCAGTGTCATGTAATAGAGTCATTCATGAAGTCAATAATACATTTAACTACTTGGAAAAGGTGAGGTATATTTGGCTTCCTCATATCCCTTTCTTGTGACCGGACATGATCAGTTTCTTAGAAGGATATAAGCTTGTTCTTTTGACTAGAAGAGTAACCTAGAAAGTGCCTCATGTGGGATGGTACAAGTGTAACACTGATGGAGCTTCAAGGGGCAATCCAGGGCCAAGCTCATTTGGCTTTTGTGTAATGGATTGTGTTGGATATTTGGTGTGTGCTAAAGCAAAGATTATAGAGTAGACAACCAACATTGTAGCATAGGCAAGGGCCATAGTCGAAGGACAGGCATATTGTATGGGAAAAGAGTTGCATCCTctaataattgaaattgattccttGGAAATGAAGAAGATCATAGAAGGTGAATGGGATCCTCCTTGGTTCATTATGGCAAAAGTGAAGAGGATTAAGGAGAGAGAGGGATCAGTCTAATGTGGTCTTCCAGCATGTGCTTAGGGAGGGCAATTTTGTGGCAGAAAAATAGCAACATTTAACACTTTATATGAATTTCCAAGTGCAGGAAGAAGACTGTTGAATATAGACAAAGATCAAATACCTAACCTCAGGGTTAGGATTGCCAAGAGAAGGGCATCTTATTTATGAAGCTCTTTTAGAAGATTTTGCCTGCTTTTGGTATTCTCTTCATTACTGCCTATGACTATATATTGTCTTATTATTATCCTGTGGTATTAGCATGATTGCATGATCAACCTGGAGGTAACATGGTAATGTACAGGATGGACAAGGAAAGCAGGCATTTAAAGTTGGTATTTACAAATCTTATATTGGATCCAATGGTTGCAGTTGTTGCATTTTTTGTTCTAGCTGCCTCCTTAATATTACTCACTCTCAACCTATTATCTAGTTGTGCTACAATATTCATAGGATTATATTGGATAAATATTGGCAGGCCATCCACGTCAGAAGAGAGGCAGATTATCGCAAGTGGACACTGGCCTGAACTAACATCATCCCACGCTTATCCTATAATAAGGAGATACTCCTATTGTTTCATCTCTATAGACTCAAGGTTTAAGCTCAACTACTGCACTTATATATGCTGCTTGGATAACTTGAGAGCTATTGAAAGTTGTGTTGGTTGTTGGTTCGTATGCACATTTGCCTTGCCCTTTGGTGTAACGACCCAgctggttgttttgagagttgtagcctcgttcccccatttagtGCTCATTTTTATGCTTATTAGTTGCtatgtgacttttcggggtaGTTGCTTCGGTTCTGGGGATGTTTCAGAATACAATGAGACACTCAGTCTCAagggttgaaagcttaagttaaaaaggttgaccggatgcgAATTATGTGTATATGGATCCAaaaggagttttgatggttccaatagctccattgggtgattttggacttaggagtgtgtccgaatagtAATTTGGAGGTCTGCAGTtcaattagacttgaaatggcaaaagttggaaattaagaagtttgactgagagttgactttgaggttaccgggctcgaattttggttccgggagttggagtaggttcattgtgtcatttatgacttgtgtgcaaaatttgatgtcaatcggacttgatttgataggtttcggtatcggatgtcgaagttgaaagttcaaagttcattaggcttgaatcgatgtgcgattcatggttttagcgttgtttgatgtgatttgatgcttcgagctagttcgtattatgtttt
Protein-coding sequences here:
- the LOC138898798 gene encoding uncharacterized protein gives rise to the protein MELPWVVGGDFNVILHEDEKIGSKPVHAPYEDFAFSVNSSGLFDVGFKGSPFAWWNGRPNVEYIFKILDRIFVNIPFQNLFPAIEVEHLLRTGSDHAPLFLSCGQQAINYVVRQNWHAGLIGDHFLMFKQKLKKVKSALSKWSKATYGDIFKQLVILEDIVKVKEMPFEEEPTIDNRIVLQKAQAELKKYLNIEEQYWKQKARMTWFAEVGRNTSFFHNHVNGKSKKLQLKRIKNEDGDWVEDQDQMANVVVDFYQRQLSKEAGPTGFTLLNNVPSMVTMEQNLEICRYPILEEVKGVVF